One genomic region from Thermoleptolyngbya sichuanensis A183 encodes:
- a CDS encoding IS110 family RNA-guided transposase encodes MERTFVAYIGIDWSDRKHDICLYDPESAQREYSVIGAQPQEIANWVATLQQRYGNSPIAICLEQKRGPLIYALCQYDNLVLFPINPRTVSNYRRAFQPSRAKSDPVDAQILIELLLKHPDKIPPWQAASCELRALRQWSESRRMLVGEKVRLTNRITAALKNFYPQVLEWFEDKDTQVFCDFITQYPDLHSAQAVSAEELTLFFQSHRVIRRSAIERRIHQIQTAGIPLTEDPGMVEPMQWLVQTLVIQLKALLHRLDELNQTIEQLFQSLPDAAFFDALPGAGPHLAPRLLIAFGDDRSRFGSAQAFMSYIGIAPVKEESGKKRWTHWRWSCPKFLRQSFVEWADQSRRHSSWANAFYQQHRRSGKSHPKAIRALAYKWGRILWRCWQDRVPYDEDRYLAALQRKKSPLAAMLVQSPVEMTTTADKCGNSMV; translated from the coding sequence ATGGAAAGAACCTTTGTCGCCTACATCGGCATTGACTGGTCAGATCGCAAACACGACATCTGTCTGTACGACCCCGAGAGCGCACAGCGAGAATACAGCGTGATTGGCGCTCAACCGCAAGAGATTGCCAACTGGGTTGCGACCTTGCAACAGCGATACGGCAACAGCCCAATTGCCATCTGCCTGGAGCAAAAGCGAGGACCCCTGATTTACGCGCTGTGCCAGTACGACAACCTAGTGCTGTTTCCCATCAATCCGCGCACGGTTTCTAACTATCGACGAGCCTTTCAGCCCTCACGAGCAAAATCAGACCCCGTAGATGCCCAGATTTTGATTGAGCTGCTGCTCAAGCACCCAGACAAGATCCCCCCGTGGCAAGCCGCATCTTGTGAACTGCGAGCGTTGCGGCAGTGGAGTGAATCCCGCCGCATGCTGGTGGGAGAGAAGGTACGACTGACCAATCGCATCACCGCTGCTTTGAAGAACTTTTATCCTCAAGTGCTGGAGTGGTTTGAGGATAAAGATACTCAAGTGTTTTGTGACTTTATCACTCAATACCCTGACCTCCACTCTGCCCAAGCGGTTTCGGCTGAGGAATTGACTCTGTTCTTCCAGTCTCATCGAGTCATCCGCCGGAGCGCCATTGAGCGGCGCATTCACCAAATCCAAACCGCTGGCATCCCCCTGACAGAAGACCCAGGGATGGTTGAACCGATGCAATGGCTGGTGCAAACGCTGGTGATTCAGCTCAAGGCGCTGTTGCATCGACTCGATGAGTTAAATCAAACGATTGAGCAATTGTTTCAGTCTTTGCCAGATGCGGCGTTTTTCGATGCTTTACCCGGAGCAGGACCCCATCTTGCGCCCCGGCTACTGATTGCGTTTGGCGATGACCGCAGTCGCTTCGGCAGCGCCCAGGCGTTTATGAGCTATATCGGCATTGCACCCGTCAAAGAGGAGAGTGGCAAGAAACGCTGGACGCATTGGCGCTGGAGTTGTCCAAAGTTCTTGCGGCAGTCCTTTGTAGAGTGGGCTGACCAGTCGCGGCGGCACTCATCGTGGGCCAATGCGTTCTATCAGCAGCACCGGCGATCGGGCAAAAGTCATCCCAAAGCGATTCGCGCTCTGGCGTATAAGTGGGGACGGATTCTCTGGCGCTGCTGGCAAGACCGAGTGCCCTATGACGAAGACCGCTATCTGGCGGCGCTCCAGCGGAAGAAGTCGCCGCTAGCGGCGATGCTAGTCCAAAGCCCAGTTGAAATGACTACTACAGCAGATAAGTGCGGCAATTCTATGGTTTAA
- a CDS encoding site-2 protease family protein has translation MIFWLLLLSITGLFTYYIVQRSVSSITRTPIWLLWLAMMLPALIWTGWILLNGPDARIPATLLFGPFLISPVLYWLLVQWGRPPRPAADEAGAEPSPQKPEPDPKAPLRPIDRQEEATLQNCFPWSVYYLQNLEYRPQALICRGQLRSSPEVAYRTIRENIEAQFGDRFLVLFQEGLNGKPFFALVPNAQAQRDQADQADGKPERRLGRSLGLFAATLLTTCLGGAILTERFTAGVAADEPLASTLSFNLPTLLTGLPYAIAILLILGGRELANFWVARRYGLRVSYPYFIPVPPMAVFPFGTFGALLQRRSPVPHRRALFDIGLTGSMVSFLISLPILLWGLAQSQPIQRTAESGLFRFESFNPHGSLLLAVLSKLALGSAFTADTALRLHPVAVAGCIGIVITALNLMPVGQLDGGQIVHAMFGQRMGALIGQVARLLVLLLSLVQQELLLWAVLLFLLPAVDAPTLNDVSELDNLRDFLGLAALTLLVIILLPPPPVLSQLLGIAG, from the coding sequence ATGATTTTCTGGCTGCTGCTGCTCAGCATCACTGGGCTATTTACCTACTACATCGTGCAGAGAAGCGTGTCCAGCATCACGCGCACCCCCATTTGGCTGCTGTGGCTGGCGATGATGCTGCCTGCGCTAATCTGGACGGGATGGATTTTGCTGAATGGGCCAGATGCTCGAATTCCCGCAACGCTGCTGTTTGGGCCATTTTTGATTAGCCCGGTGCTGTACTGGCTGCTGGTGCAGTGGGGCCGCCCGCCTCGACCCGCCGCGGACGAGGCCGGTGCCGAGCCATCGCCGCAAAAGCCAGAGCCAGACCCCAAAGCGCCGCTGCGCCCGATCGATCGACAGGAAGAAGCCACGTTGCAAAATTGCTTTCCCTGGTCGGTCTATTATTTGCAGAATTTGGAATATCGGCCGCAGGCGCTGATCTGTCGCGGGCAACTGCGGAGTTCGCCGGAGGTGGCCTATCGCACGATTCGCGAAAATATTGAAGCCCAGTTTGGCGATCGCTTCCTGGTGTTGTTTCAAGAAGGGCTGAACGGCAAACCCTTCTTTGCCCTCGTGCCCAATGCCCAGGCCCAGCGCGACCAAGCAGACCAGGCGGACGGAAAACCCGAACGACGACTAGGGCGATCGCTCGGATTGTTTGCGGCCACTTTGCTCACCACCTGCCTAGGCGGGGCAATTCTGACAGAGCGCTTTACCGCAGGCGTGGCAGCAGATGAGCCACTAGCCAGCACTCTCAGCTTTAACCTGCCGACGCTGTTGACGGGGCTGCCCTATGCGATCGCCATTTTGCTGATTTTGGGCGGGCGGGAACTGGCAAACTTCTGGGTGGCGCGTCGCTATGGGCTGCGCGTGTCCTATCCCTACTTCATCCCCGTGCCGCCGATGGCGGTGTTTCCCTTCGGCACGTTTGGGGCGCTGCTCCAGCGGCGATCGCCCGTTCCCCATCGTCGCGCCCTGTTCGACATCGGGCTAACGGGTTCAATGGTCAGCTTTTTGATTAGCCTGCCGATCTTGCTGTGGGGGCTGGCGCAGTCGCAGCCGATTCAGCGCACTGCCGAGTCGGGTCTTTTCCGGTTCGAGTCGTTTAATCCCCACGGTTCGCTGCTGCTAGCGGTGCTGAGCAAGCTGGCGCTGGGTAGCGCGTTTACAGCAGACACGGCGCTGCGGCTGCATCCGGTGGCCGTGGCGGGGTGCATTGGGATCGTGATCACAGCGCTCAACCTGATGCCTGTGGGACAACTGGATGGCGGGCAGATTGTTCACGCCATGTTTGGTCAGCGGATGGGAGCGTTGATCGGGCAGGTAGCGCGGCTGCTGGTGCTGCTGTTGTCGCTGGTGCAGCAAGAACTCCTGCTGTGGGCAGTGCTGTTATTTTTACTACCTGCGGTGGATGCACCAACGCTTAATGATGTGAGCGAATTGGACAACCTGCGCGACTTTCTGGGGTTGGCTGCATTGACACTACTGGTCATTATCCTGCTGCCGCCGCCGCCCGTTCTGTCCCAGCTTTTGGGTATCGCCGGATAG
- a CDS encoding DNA-methyltransferase — MPHPHSPAPTAISSPPQPFSLQYTHAHGQIYQGNSVVWLTSLAAESIDLVFADPPYNVKKADWDNFASQEDYIAWSLEWIAQAARVLKPTGSLYICGFSEILADLKHPASRYFAGCRWLVWHYKNKANLGRDWGRSHESIIHFRKSSRFRLNLDDIRIPYGAHTLKYPAHPQADSSAYGRKVDQTGKSRAWLPHPSGAKPKDVIELPTTCNGMGETTPHPTQKPEELLRKLVLAASSPGDIVLDPFSGSGTTLVAAEQLDRRWLGCDLNAEYNQWAIRRLEAVDCRSPQIWIERDRKTAERRASIR, encoded by the coding sequence ATGCCACATCCCCACTCCCCTGCGCCAACTGCCATTTCGTCTCCGCCTCAGCCCTTTTCGTTGCAATATACCCACGCCCACGGACAGATTTATCAGGGCAATTCGGTGGTCTGGCTGACCTCGCTGGCGGCGGAAAGCATAGATTTGGTGTTTGCCGACCCGCCCTACAATGTCAAAAAGGCGGATTGGGATAACTTTGCCAGCCAGGAAGACTACATCGCCTGGTCGCTGGAGTGGATCGCGCAGGCGGCGCGGGTGCTAAAGCCCACCGGATCGCTTTACATCTGCGGCTTTTCGGAAATTTTGGCAGATTTGAAACACCCCGCCTCGCGCTATTTTGCGGGCTGTCGCTGGCTGGTGTGGCATTACAAAAACAAAGCAAACCTGGGACGAGACTGGGGGCGATCGCACGAAAGCATCATTCACTTTCGCAAAAGCAGCCGCTTTCGGCTCAACCTGGACGACATTCGCATTCCCTACGGCGCACACACGCTCAAATACCCTGCCCATCCCCAGGCCGACAGCAGCGCCTACGGCCGCAAGGTCGATCAGACGGGCAAGTCCCGCGCCTGGTTGCCCCACCCCAGCGGCGCAAAGCCCAAAGACGTGATCGAACTGCCCACCACCTGCAACGGCATGGGCGAAACCACCCCCCACCCCACCCAAAAGCCAGAGGAACTGTTGCGGAAGCTGGTGCTGGCGGCATCGAGTCCGGGCGATATCGTCCTTGACCCGTTTTCGGGATCGGGCACAACGCTGGTGGCCGCAGAGCAGCTTGACCGCCGCTGGCTCGGCTGCGACCTGAATGCAGAATACAACCAGTGGGCGATTCGCCGCCTCGAAGCGGTGGACTGCCGATCGCCCCAAATCTGGATCGAGCGCGATCGCAAAACCGCCGAACGCCGCGCCTCCATCCGCTAG
- a CDS encoding CRR6 family NdhI maturation factor, which produces MSPILTITADQINRLDLSPATAAIAPWLAQQTSATAQPSLQLQFKIDIPRDPDDPRELSEIPEVRLWFVRLDACYPWLPLVLDWEAGELGRYAAMLVPHEFSRTEGIRFNPEALELFVMSKIFAVADWMQQHGGISPTRLKFMTQLLGYELDDGFFELL; this is translated from the coding sequence ATGTCCCCCATTCTCACGATCACGGCCGACCAGATCAATCGCCTGGATCTCTCGCCTGCCACAGCGGCGATCGCCCCTTGGCTGGCTCAGCAGACCAGCGCCACGGCCCAGCCCAGCCTCCAACTCCAGTTCAAGATCGACATTCCCCGCGATCCCGACGACCCGCGAGAACTGTCGGAAATTCCCGAAGTGCGGCTGTGGTTTGTGCGGCTGGATGCGTGCTATCCCTGGCTGCCGCTGGTGCTGGATTGGGAAGCGGGTGAACTGGGGCGCTATGCGGCGATGCTGGTGCCGCACGAGTTTAGCCGGACGGAGGGCATCCGGTTCAACCCGGAGGCGCTGGAGCTATTTGTGATGAGCAAGATCTTTGCCGTGGCAGACTGGATGCAGCAGCACGGCGGCATCAGCCCCACCCGGCTCAAGTTCATGACCCAACTGCTGGGCTACGAGCTAGACGACGGCTTCTTTGAACTACTTTGA
- a CDS encoding PAS domain S-box protein, with protein MVSGLDYLRALRDCCQDEAAFDRLKVLLNLADDAAQSFAAQSSVDAHSAEQRYRAMLDAIPDLMFRLDRQGYYLDFEGKQVVTLPREAMLGKHVTEILPPDVAEVCLAAIRRTLETGQLQTCAYQLWVDGALRDYEARLVVSGKDEVLSVVQDVTDRQRVESDLQASEERLRCFFEATFEAVIIHNFQQILDVNPAAVKLLGYSAEELIGMPVIDLIAPESQEMVREKWRSLTRPEDSYSYEATGIRKDGSRFFGVVFAKGIEYQGQRVRVASIRNITARKQAELRYQAMLNAIPDLMFRINLDGIYLDSKAERDSDLLVPAKDLVGRSIYDVLPHDVAEQRMEFVRRAIATGEIQVFEYQLRLKHPSKYAADQKDCDPYLRDYEARVVVSGEDEALVIVRDISERKRAEAALRLSEEKFSKAWRSSPNPMSIATLLGGHMIDCNDGFLEVMGYRRDEVIGRQVHDLKLWARPGDRNKVVAMLQRDGSVHNIEHYFCTRSGEVREGLFSAEIIEINGEQCLIDTIVDITELKQAQAQLLATTERDRLLGEIALRIRQSLDLEQILNTTVEEVRRVLKADRVTIGLDLDDRRGQIVAESVDSCWRSMKGLIIEDMEYLEETRQGFTKHEVEVVNDVAASHHPRATRALTEFQVQAWLAVPITLEKDLFGLLVVDQCDGPRQWRTEEIEFLAQLGTQVSIAVQQSRLYEQVRELNTGLEQKVRERTLELQQKNEELLELNALKDEFLNAFSHDLRTPVMGISLVINNLLNQPGDTIPLSRAMLERMLQSNDYQLQLIKSLLEAHSAETRGVSLNYELVQLSLLIQVIVEDLEPLVAKNHATLRNDVPPDLPLVNADSMQIRRVFENLITNALNHNPPGICITINATVEGDLVRFTIQDDGVGMAPETCDRLFTRYSRGPNSRHSTGVGLGLYLARQIITAHGGQIGVTSTPGSGATFWLTLPLAIPPGANPTPEDELDELDELA; from the coding sequence ATGGTTTCTGGGCTTGACTATCTTCGGGCACTGCGAGACTGCTGCCAAGACGAGGCCGCCTTTGATCGGTTAAAGGTGCTGCTCAACTTGGCAGATGACGCTGCACAGTCATTTGCTGCACAGTCATCTGTAGACGCTCATTCTGCGGAACAGCGCTACCGCGCCATGCTGGATGCCATTCCCGATCTCATGTTTCGGCTCGATCGCCAGGGATATTACCTGGATTTTGAGGGCAAACAGGTGGTAACGCTGCCCCGCGAGGCAATGCTTGGTAAGCACGTTACCGAAATTCTGCCACCGGATGTGGCGGAGGTTTGTCTGGCGGCGATTCGGCGGACGCTGGAAACTGGGCAACTCCAGACCTGCGCTTACCAGCTTTGGGTGGATGGAGCATTACGAGACTATGAGGCGCGGCTAGTGGTGAGTGGGAAGGACGAGGTGCTGTCGGTGGTGCAAGATGTGACCGATCGCCAGCGGGTAGAGTCAGACTTGCAGGCGAGTGAAGAGCGGCTCCGCTGCTTTTTTGAAGCGACATTTGAGGCGGTGATCATTCACAACTTTCAGCAGATTTTGGACGTGAACCCGGCGGCGGTGAAACTGCTGGGGTACTCAGCAGAAGAACTGATTGGGATGCCCGTGATTGATCTGATCGCGCCAGAGTCGCAGGAGATGGTGCGCGAAAAGTGGCGATCGCTCACCCGTCCTGAAGATTCCTACAGCTACGAAGCCACGGGTATCCGCAAAGATGGCAGTCGCTTCTTTGGCGTGGTGTTTGCTAAGGGCATTGAGTATCAGGGTCAGCGAGTGCGAGTTGCCAGTATCCGCAACATCACCGCCCGCAAGCAGGCCGAGCTGCGCTATCAAGCAATGCTGAATGCCATTCCAGATCTAATGTTTCGGATTAATCTAGACGGCATTTATCTGGACAGCAAGGCAGAGCGTGATAGCGACCTGTTGGTGCCTGCCAAAGATCTGGTGGGCCGGTCAATTTACGACGTGCTGCCCCATGATGTGGCAGAACAGCGGATGGAGTTTGTGCGGCGGGCGATCGCCACGGGCGAAATCCAGGTCTTTGAATACCAACTGCGGCTCAAGCATCCGTCGAAATATGCAGCCGACCAAAAGGACTGCGACCCCTATCTACGCGACTATGAAGCGCGAGTCGTGGTCAGCGGCGAAGACGAAGCGCTGGTGATCGTGCGCGACATCAGCGAACGCAAACGAGCTGAAGCCGCTCTCCGCCTGTCGGAAGAAAAATTCTCCAAGGCCTGGCGCTCTAGCCCCAACCCCATGAGCATCGCCACGCTGCTGGGTGGGCACATGATCGACTGCAACGACGGCTTTTTGGAGGTGATGGGCTATCGCCGCGATGAAGTGATCGGGCGACAGGTGCATGACCTGAAACTGTGGGCTCGACCGGGCGATCGCAACAAAGTCGTGGCGATGCTCCAGCGCGATGGCTCGGTGCATAACATCGAACACTACTTCTGCACCCGCAGTGGCGAAGTCCGCGAGGGGCTGTTTTCCGCTGAAATTATTGAAATCAACGGCGAACAATGCCTGATCGACACCATCGTAGACATTACTGAACTGAAGCAGGCCCAGGCGCAACTGCTGGCCACCACCGAGCGCGATCGCCTGCTGGGAGAAATCGCCCTCCGCATTCGCCAGTCGCTCGACCTGGAGCAAATCTTGAACACCACCGTAGAAGAAGTGCGGCGCGTGCTAAAGGCCGATCGCGTTACCATCGGGCTGGATCTGGACGATCGGCGCGGGCAGATCGTTGCAGAATCGGTCGATTCCTGCTGGCGCTCCATGAAGGGGCTAATCATCGAAGACATGGAGTATCTGGAGGAAACGCGGCAGGGCTTCACCAAGCACGAGGTCGAAGTGGTGAACGATGTGGCCGCCAGTCATCATCCCCGCGCAACTAGGGCGCTAACCGAGTTTCAGGTGCAGGCGTGGCTGGCCGTGCCGATTACGCTTGAGAAAGATCTGTTTGGGCTGCTGGTGGTGGATCAATGTGACGGTCCGCGCCAGTGGCGCACCGAAGAAATCGAGTTTCTAGCACAACTGGGCACCCAGGTCAGCATTGCCGTTCAGCAGTCTAGGCTCTACGAGCAGGTGCGCGAACTCAACACCGGCTTGGAGCAAAAGGTGCGCGAGCGGACGCTGGAGTTGCAGCAGAAAAACGAAGAACTGCTGGAGCTAAACGCGCTCAAGGATGAGTTTTTGAACGCCTTTTCTCACGACCTGCGAACGCCAGTGATGGGCATTTCGCTGGTGATTAACAACCTGCTAAACCAGCCAGGAGACACGATTCCCCTCAGCCGCGCCATGCTGGAGCGAATGCTGCAAAGCAACGATTATCAGCTTCAGTTGATTAAATCGCTGCTGGAGGCACACTCAGCCGAAACGCGGGGCGTGTCACTGAATTACGAACTGGTGCAACTAAGCCTGCTCATTCAGGTCATTGTGGAGGATTTGGAGCCGCTGGTGGCCAAAAACCACGCCACCCTGCGAAACGACGTGCCACCAGACTTACCGCTGGTCAATGCCGACTCGATGCAGATTCGGCGCGTGTTTGAAAACCTGATTACCAACGCGCTGAACCATAATCCCCCCGGAATTTGCATCACCATCAACGCCACGGTCGAGGGCGACTTGGTTCGCTTTACGATTCAGGACGACGGCGTGGGCATGGCTCCCGAAACGTGCGATCGCCTCTTTACTCGCTACAGCCGGGGGCCAAACTCGCGTCATTCTACGGGTGTTGGGTTAGGGCTATACCTGGCGCGGCAAATCATCACTGCCCACGGCGGACAGATCGGCGTGACCAGCACCCCCGGCAGCGGCGCAACCTTCTGGCTGACGCTGCCGCTGGCCATTCCCCCCGGCGCAAACCCAACCCCAGAAGATGAATTAGATGAGTTAGATGAGTTAGCGTGA
- a CDS encoding HAD family hydrolase: protein MSNAVLADAMPTLLALDFDGVLCDGMVEYFQTAWRGYCRIWSPEEKTPPAGLAESFYRTRPVVETGWEMPLIVRSLLQGISEAEILAHWGTLAKQQIEREGLNPADLSAALDGSRDEWIAADLDTWLAQHRFYPGVVERVAQVLRSDVDVYIISTKESRFIRQLLAQQGVDFPGDRLIGKEIRQPKAQTLRDLLQQHTQDGTPPAIWFVEDRLKTLQAIQPQPDLAAVQLFLADWGYNTAAERDTAQQDPQIHLISLAQFAGAFPGWLPA from the coding sequence ATGTCCAATGCAGTGCTAGCTGATGCCATGCCGACGCTGTTGGCGCTCGACTTTGACGGGGTGCTGTGCGACGGCATGGTTGAATATTTTCAAACGGCGTGGCGGGGCTATTGCCGCATCTGGTCACCAGAGGAGAAAACGCCGCCTGCGGGACTGGCAGAATCGTTTTATCGCACGCGGCCCGTGGTGGAAACAGGCTGGGAAATGCCGCTGATCGTGCGATCGCTCTTGCAGGGCATCTCCGAAGCCGAGATTCTGGCACACTGGGGCACGCTGGCCAAGCAGCAGATCGAGCGGGAAGGGCTAAATCCGGCCGACCTCAGCGCCGCCCTAGATGGCAGCCGCGACGAGTGGATCGCCGCCGATCTGGACACCTGGCTAGCCCAGCATCGCTTTTATCCGGGCGTGGTGGAACGGGTGGCGCAGGTGCTTCGCAGTGACGTGGATGTGTATATCATCAGCACCAAGGAATCGCGCTTTATTCGGCAGCTTTTGGCGCAGCAGGGGGTGGACTTTCCGGGCGATCGCCTAATTGGCAAAGAGATCCGCCAGCCCAAGGCGCAAACCCTGCGCGACCTGCTCCAACAGCACACGCAAGACGGCACACCGCCCGCCATCTGGTTTGTAGAAGATCGCCTGAAGACGCTGCAAGCGATTCAGCCCCAGCCCGATTTAGCAGCCGTCCAGCTATTTCTGGCAGACTGGGGCTACAACACCGCCGCCGAGCGCGACACCGCCCAGCAAGACCCACAAATTCACCTGATCTCCCTGGCGCAGTTTGCCGGCGCGTTTCCCGGATGGCTGCCTGCGTAG
- a CDS encoding DUF928 domain-containing protein: MQTFLSSSILLMALLGVGAFSESSTAEARVFQNAAPPSVLDSSALSRPAFDPPVQIAQLGFSVRQSRPVRNRIGGITRGGQACSPDGATGVRLLPLVPPTDPTAAEQGKINVEPTVSEQPMVFVYVPQTVARQAQFSLAIATDTPSGRTVEEALYEYRLPLPQEPSIIGIPLRPLDEGRLYHWVFQLQCDPSGDRSGDALTDGWLQRVVPNSSLSLRLNRATPQELPALYARSGLWQDTVTSLGTLRAATPDDAALIADWDSLLSSVNLDDLANVPLLFPPVEYRSLQE, from the coding sequence ATGCAGACTTTTTTATCATCGTCGATTCTGCTGATGGCGCTGTTGGGCGTGGGGGCCTTCTCCGAAAGCAGCACTGCTGAGGCGCGGGTTTTCCAAAATGCTGCGCCACCTTCCGTCTTGGACTCGTCTGCGCTATCCCGTCCAGCCTTCGATCCGCCTGTTCAGATCGCGCAGCTAGGATTTAGCGTGCGGCAGTCTCGCCCCGTCCGCAATCGCATTGGCGGCATCACGCGGGGCGGACAGGCGTGCAGCCCAGATGGAGCAACGGGGGTGCGGCTGCTGCCCCTGGTGCCGCCCACCGACCCGACTGCTGCCGAGCAGGGCAAGATCAACGTTGAGCCAACGGTTTCCGAGCAGCCGATGGTGTTTGTATATGTGCCGCAAACGGTGGCTCGGCAGGCGCAATTTTCGCTGGCGATCGCCACAGACACCCCTTCCGGACGCACCGTAGAGGAAGCGCTCTACGAATATCGCCTGCCGCTACCCCAAGAGCCTAGTATTATTGGCATTCCGCTGCGGCCGCTGGACGAGGGACGGCTCTATCACTGGGTGTTTCAGCTCCAGTGCGACCCGTCGGGCGATCGCTCTGGAGACGCGCTGACGGACGGCTGGCTCCAGCGGGTCGTCCCCAACAGCAGCCTCTCGCTGCGGCTCAACCGCGCCACGCCCCAAGAACTGCCCGCCCTCTATGCCCGGTCGGGCCTGTGGCAAGACACCGTAACCAGCCTGGGAACCCTGCGAGCCGCCACGCCCGATGATGCAGCGCTGATCGCCGACTGGGACAGCCTGTTGTCCTCCGTCAACCTGGACGACCTGGCCAACGTGCCGCTGCTGTTTCCCCCCGTGGAATACCGCTCCCTGCAAGAATAA
- a CDS encoding AzlD domain-containing protein: protein MSLTVLILLAGIGTFLMRTAGVWLPEAWVPTRWLAYLPLAVILAMAVASVMGLVSQPSETVATILTTLAVVGGALCKWPLAVCILLGCGVFGMVSSLAW, encoded by the coding sequence ATGTCCCTCACCGTCCTCATCCTCCTTGCAGGCATTGGCACGTTTCTCATGCGAACAGCGGGCGTGTGGCTACCCGAAGCGTGGGTTCCCACCCGATGGCTGGCTTACCTGCCGCTGGCGGTGATTTTGGCAATGGCGGTGGCGAGTGTAATGGGATTGGTGAGCCAACCATCTGAAACAGTGGCAACGATTTTGACAACACTGGCGGTGGTGGGCGGAGCGCTGTGCAAATGGCCACTGGCGGTCTGTATTTTGCTGGGATGCGGGGTGTTTGGCATGGTGTCATCCCTTGCCTGGTGA
- a CDS encoding MBL fold metallo-hydrolase, with the protein MSVAVRPAATKPPRPVLPGVWAFAPNRDALGGTAYLLQAPDGNLLIDCPTWDDTTCQALAEWGGVRWLVLTHRGAIAHVSDFHKSYGCEILIQEQEAYLLPGLPVTTFHQEHEISPAVQILWTPGHSPGSACVYTPMQGGVLFSGRHLLPDRQGNPVPLRLSKTFHWPRQLRSVAKLRDRFSPDTLQHLCPGANLGFLRGQPTVTPAYEKLAALDLEALRTQPPGL; encoded by the coding sequence ATGTCTGTTGCTGTTCGTCCTGCTGCCACCAAGCCGCCGCGCCCTGTGTTGCCAGGAGTGTGGGCTTTTGCGCCAAATCGGGATGCCCTCGGCGGCACGGCCTATCTGCTGCAAGCGCCTGACGGCAACCTGCTGATCGATTGCCCTACATGGGACGATACTACTTGCCAAGCCCTGGCAGAATGGGGCGGCGTGCGCTGGCTGGTGCTAACCCATCGGGGGGCGATCGCCCATGTCTCTGACTTCCACAAAAGCTACGGCTGCGAAATCCTGATCCAGGAACAAGAAGCCTACCTGCTGCCGGGGCTTCCCGTCACGACGTTTCACCAGGAGCATGAGATCAGCCCTGCCGTTCAAATCCTCTGGACACCTGGTCATTCCCCTGGTTCCGCCTGTGTGTACACCCCGATGCAGGGCGGCGTGCTGTTTTCCGGTCGGCATCTACTGCCCGATCGCCAGGGCAATCCTGTGCCGCTGCGCCTGTCCAAGACCTTCCACTGGCCGCGCCAGCTTCGCAGTGTTGCAAAATTGCGCGATCGCTTTTCACCCGACACGCTCCAGCATCTCTGTCCGGGCGCAAACCTCGGCTTCCTGCGCGGCCAGCCCACCGTGACCCCTGCCTACGAAAAGCTCGCTGCCCTCGATTTGGAGGCTCTCCGTACCCAGCCTCCTGGACTGTAG
- a CDS encoding HNH endonuclease, whose product MASDKSAQNLNLLYSELLVLLKQEEELRKETQRKLEKAKAVIDPRKEFNRWLQTKTGKSWKNKQFEFQEGKCAACNEPLRFADAVVHHVLPLKDFGSSANRPENFKLLHPGCNLAIGTKIVDFS is encoded by the coding sequence ATGGCATCTGACAAATCAGCTCAAAACCTGAATCTACTTTATAGTGAGCTTTTAGTCCTACTAAAGCAGGAAGAGGAACTACGTAAAGAAACGCAAAGGAAGTTGGAAAAAGCTAAAGCTGTTATTGATCCTCGTAAAGAATTTAATAGATGGCTTCAAACAAAAACTGGAAAATCTTGGAAGAATAAGCAGTTTGAATTTCAAGAAGGTAAATGTGCAGCTTGCAACGAACCGCTACGTTTTGCTGATGCAGTTGTACATCATGTCCTTCCATTAAAAGATTTTGGTTCTTCTGCTAACAGACCTGAAAACTTCAAATTGCTACATCCTGGCTGTAATCTTGCAATCGGAACAAAAATCGTTGATTTTTCTTGA
- a CDS encoding allophanate hydrolase-related protein, which translates to MQRIPLAVNGTLMRGLALNGNLLAVGATFVREAKTEPAYRLWSIGDRHPAMLRVRDGGRAIAVEVWDVPPDGLGLLLLQEPPGLCIGRLILDDGENVLGVLGEPYLCEGEREITEYGGWRAYVERVN; encoded by the coding sequence ATGCAACGAATTCCTCTTGCGGTCAATGGAACGCTGATGCGGGGGCTGGCGCTCAATGGCAATCTGCTTGCAGTGGGGGCTACCTTCGTCCGCGAGGCCAAAACGGAGCCTGCCTATCGCCTGTGGAGCATTGGCGATCGCCATCCGGCCATGCTGCGGGTGCGCGACGGGGGGCGGGCGATCGCCGTCGAAGTTTGGGACGTTCCCCCGGACGGATTGGGCCTACTCCTGCTGCAAGAACCCCCCGGCCTCTGCATCGGCCGCCTCATACTAGACGACGGTGAAAACGTGCTGGGCGTGCTGGGAGAACCGTACCTGTGCGAAGGGGAACGGGAGATCACAGAGTATGGCGGCTGGCGGGCGTATGTGGAGCGGGTCAATTGA